The following DNA comes from Malania oleifera isolate guangnan ecotype guangnan chromosome 12, ASM2987363v1, whole genome shotgun sequence.
CGATGAGCAAAAGAAGGGCGTTCATCAACGATGgcgtggcctcgttgatgagtctgAGATTTCataattcccaaaatctctcgatATTCACTCGTCGACtaacctctgaatttcattgcTGAGCTGTAgaagggatttcgtcgatgagagaaggagcctcgtcgatgagccttgctatttttaccttttaaatttcttcctcttttctcatttatttaatccGAAGTTCTcgagtcaggttcttacaacctcccttccttaaaaaaattccatcctcgaaatttgcaaccTAGCACTCGTTAACTTACCAGTATACCTACACGCATACCCAATTCTATGAAAagtcggcggccacccacatagcggccctgTCCCAAATATATttcataccctcacttatggcggaggactatcgtggttacatacacaatGTCTCGGGAGCTCACTATAgcacaaaactctcccaaagactaaccacacatcaCTCTAAATAACAAATACATCACATTCTTACCCAAACCATTCCTGTAAATATCACTCCTTAGAATAGTTCTGGATATTTTCAACGTATTTTcatctctaattcccaagaagtttcctcaaccgcatgattcagccacaacactttcactaacggtatctccttggtatgcaGTTTCTGAACTTTCTAGTCTAGAATTTGAACTGGCACCTCCTTaaacgccaaagcatccccaatctccaaagattcgtaactaatagCATGTGATAGATTcgacatgtacctcctcaacatagatacgtggaacacatcgtggatcctaaAAAGCGCTGGGGGGGAGGTAGTGCAATTCTGTAGGCTACCGagcccactcgctcaagtacctcgagcTTAGCTTGTCCtttttcccgaatctcatcactcccttcatcagagtgatcctcaagaatatcttacccccccacctcgaattctaactctcgacggcgaacatccgcgtaactcttttaTCGGCTCTACgctgatttaattctatccctgatcaatctaaCCTTCTAAGAAGCCTATTGTATGAGCTCGGGACACAATATCTACCGTTCACCgtcctcatcccaatacaaaggagaccgacacctccgaccatacaatgcctcgaacggtgccatcccgatactagcttggaagctattgttataggcgaatTCCACCAAAgatagaaactgaatccaactactaacgaagtccaacacacaagcccgtaacatatcctccaagatctgaatcgtcctctctaactgtccatcagtctgggggcggaacgttgtactgaaagtaagttttgtCCCTAGTGCTTcttgtaagctcttccagaatcaatAAGTGAATCTTGGAtcttgatctgaaacaatggacactggtaccccgtgcattctaactatctcctgcatgtataagtctgctagcctactcaaggagtagcgaACCTTCACCAGTAAAAAGTGAGTAGATGTATTCAACCTGTGCACGATCACCCATATTGCATTCTGCCCCTGAACTGCTGGTGGCAGCCTagtgacaaagtccatgaaaatatgctcccatttccactctaggatactCAATGGGTACAAAggccctgccagcctctgatgctcagcctttgtCTGCTGACACGTCATACATTGttccacaaatcgagcaatctcccttttcatgccactccaccagaaagattcatgcaaatctcgatacatcttcatgctacccgaatgtaccgtatacaaagaatgatgcgccttcctccagaatcgtcctccttatccccttgttgtttggaacacacaatctggttccaaacctcaatacacctcccttagatatgttaaaatctgcagctaGTCCCTATTGCACCTTCTCTACAACCACGAGTAACTCTTCATCATTAGCTTGTGGTGGCCTTAATTTCTCAACTAATATtgactggatcaccaagctaggaATGAAAGTCTGATGATTTCCATCCATCGATTCCACGCCAAGCCCCTCCAGATCTCGTctaatatgatgctgacctaccaCTATAGATACTGATGCGTGCTCTGACacgtgctctgacttccgactcaacgcatcagctaccacattagctttccccggatgatagttaatggtgcaatcgtagtccttgatcagttccatCCACCTCCTCATGTTCAACttcttttgcgtgaaaaagtatttgaggctcttatggtccgtgaagatctcacactatttgccatacaagtagtgtctccagatcttcagcgTATATACTACTgctgccaactccaaatcatgcgtggggtaattcttctcgtactccttgagttgctgagaagGATAAGCAATTATTTTCCCCTGTTACATCAGCACATATCCTAAACCCTTCAAAGATGCgtcattgtaaatcacaaaaccaccatccccagatgggatggttaaaatcggagCAATGACCAGTcgatgtttcaactcctggaaactatGTTCGCACTCATCGATCCAATAAaatttcacattcttcctcgttaaCCATGTCAAAGGGCTAGATAATCtaaagaatccctccacgaaccgtcGGTAGTACCTAACCAGTTTTAGGAAACTTCGAActtcctgcacactcttcggtttcacccagtcaaccactgcttcaatcttacttggatcaactaagataccacctCCCAACACGATATATAGCCTAGGAATGCAACCGggttcaaccagaattcacatttcttcatcttagcatacaacttcctttacCGCAGTATCTGAAAAcgtttagcgtttgttccttgcaatatgtgggatgtttgatcgtgacactcctcctcacatatgatgagtgaacctatcctttttgagtttttttgagagtataccaattaggtcgagtcaaaacgatcattctgtaggtgtccactggtatcatgggtgtaacgagtcatacacattacatatACCTCGAGACTTCGcatgtttatactcgaatttatatgattacattaactctgaattgtacttctagttaacttcatgtgattATATTGTTCCTAATTGccatataatgatgaaacttgcatgagtgacatgtttcagagttgtgtgcattgaatataaaCGAGctggtgtgaaatttggttatactcCGATATATGAAACgatatggttgtgtcgcatgcgCATTCAATTCATGTTTtctggagttagtatttgtggataccgccttgaaattcattcacattatttactagagactagaaaaacattaattggggggtgtgattaggtgctttaattcatgcattgaggcttatatttttaattaaatacctaattactctcaatattttagcacggtgtcctatttataatatttgggttttattgagtaatttatgatttttttgtatttttttatcgcagacATTATCGAGAGCTAAAACCAGCACTGTTTTGTAATTCGCGCATAATTTTTCTTCTAAGTTTCAATCAAGAcgaaatatgagaagattatctacaacttttatgttttaagtttcaagagatacgggctctagatGGTCAAAACTAGCCTCGTTCGCTGGGAAACagaataaagaagaaaaggagaagcaTATAAAGATCAGTATGAAACAACCCGATTTCCCTTATTTGGGTGGGTCGTATTGTGTCAAagatatgtatgttattatgtatagTAGGATTTCGGGGCCCACCTATAGGGTCGGGGCATTATaaaaactctccgcctaagggcttattgagtaagataAGTGTCTTAATAAATACAGTTGTAGCTATACTCGAGTTAATCAGGTAGgtttacaaatgatatcagagtagaggggagttacatgtatgggcgtgtaatgtCCCCTATCCTTGGAAACTTttgctgataaatatgggttacATGTTGAATGAggtgaaaaatgaaattaaaacttttaatcttgtgttttatatctatctGATTATAGTTTTACTGGGTATATTTTCTCAGCTGTATAATCACTGAAATGAATATGTCTAtgatgatataatgaaactcctACTACCACATActtcaataatttattccgtcttactagcATGTTTcttcacccaaatatctaatattttaggGAACGCGGGACAGGCCAGGAATAAGACTCCGAGATAGTGGGGAGCCAGTACCCTGCTTAACAAGGGAGTTTTTGAGTTAGGGATTTTCCCCTAAGATTTTGATGATTTTTGGGAACGTGTTGATACTATtgtgtatggatgtttatgtactctggtatttgtattcTAAATGGTTTATATAGTTACTCCCGCTGTTAGGATTGGTTTTTATGAACTGTTTACCCGTATCCCCTTCGAGCGGATTATGTTTAAATGTATCAGAGCTTTTGACGTACCCGATGTTTAGTATTATTTGgttattatttattagaaaacTGGTAGAACATGGGGGTGTCCTAGCTTCCATCAGTATTCACTTTAACAAAGTCTTCCTTTAAGCAAACTTACTAACTGGTAAAGAGTGTTAGTCCTTCCTCAATCCCTCCTTTCTATGATCTGAAATCTCTTACCAATCTTTATGAAGTTGAGAAATATTCCGAAATGTTGACTGGAAGTAAATGAATCCCTTCATATTAATTTGAAGCCATGAATTTTGgactttggatttgaatttgagtaGATTTGAACTGAAAGGCGGGAGGGCAAGAAAGCACGACTTTTTATCCCTTTTCATATTACATTTTATCGAATCGAAAAATTTTTTCTAAACATAGGTCAACGTATTCGTATTATATGAAATTTACTAGAACTAATCACAACCTCCTCATTGCAAGAAGCTTATTGCCTGATTGTCTCTACAACTTACTCCGTAGTATTTAGCTTTACAATCTTGAATCATATGCTAGTAATGTTTTCCCCATCAAACCACAACAGGCCACGCTCCAAATCGATGGCATAAGATAGGCAGCCTAGTCTCGTCCAATATGGAGTCTTTTTCTAAGCACTAACTAGATAAAGAATCTTAATTTATGGGGAGTTTTGAGTTCCAAATTAGGTTCAGAGACCTTGAATATGCATATTAACTTTTTGCAAATAAAATCATAACATCTTAAGTAGAACACACCTTGGCAAGAGATCGTAACCTCATTTCCATTAACGAGACATAATTGTCATTACTAAATGATAGAATGTTTCAAAACATAAATCCAAAAATATTCccacttaaattttatttttcaaaatacgtAAATGATCCCCACCCCAATTAATTTATAGTTGAAATGTATTATTTTAAGCTTAAAGAAATTTATAAAAGAAACCTCTGTTTTAggttattttcatatatttgaaaaaattttaagaagACAGGTGAACGTATATATAGAGGGTAGATTCTTTCTAGAACTCCTGCACCCTAATACTTCAGTCGCAAATATTGGAAGTCGAGGTTTGTTGATTTTCCTTTTCCATCTACATTTCGTCAACATTTCTTCACGTACGTGGCACGCAAGCTGTTGCTTCTCCTGCGAGGAGCTTTCTCTTCCACGCTTCCCGACAACATCCCACTCATTTCACACTCCCCTCATCACACCTCTCTACTTATATAAGAACCATCTTCCCCTGAAACCAATGCACCACTCCCCTctactctctctttcttcctctctctctctcagacaaAATAcagaaaagagggagagagatcGAGAGCATCACCGCAGGAATTAGATCATGGCACAACAGTCTGCTACAAAGGCCGCCGCTTCTGTCCACCAGGTTTGACGACGAAGACCTAATCCAAACACTGGCACAACCCCGCGCCGTTTCGAATGCTTCTTTCGGTCCCTTCAGTCGGACGCCGACCGATATCCTCCCCACAACTGAGTCAGAGATTTTCTTCAGAGAGTTCTGGTGGGTCCCAGAAGCTGTGGTACCTGGCCGCCCCGCCATATTCACCTCCCTCTGCCAGTACTCCCTCGCCGCCATCACCCAGTTTTCGCCGGCATGTCGTCACGCTATACCCTCGCCGCCGTCTCCATCGAGGAATTCCGTCATTGCCGATTCTCCATTCTGGCTCATGTACCTAGCACTGATTATGGGTTCTGCTACTTcgatattataaattaataaattattttgttGTGAAATATGTGCGTGTGGGTGTGTTTTGGTGCAGCTAGGGATGGGAAGCGCGCTGGAGACGCTGTCGGGCAGGCGTACGGGCGGGGCGGTTGGACATTGCTGGAATTTACATTCAGAGGTCGTGGGTGATCCTCAACACCACCTCCGTCTTCCTCTGCTTCATCTCATATTCGCGGCTGCGCTGTTTGAAGGCCATCGGGCAGACTGCCGCCATCTCCAGCCCGGGGACGTTCGCGGTGTGGATGATCCGCAGCTGTTCGCGTTCCGCCGTGAATTTCCCCCATCGCCAAGTTCTTGCGGCGCAGAGCCAATCATTGCGATGGCGGTGATCTCGCGGTGCGCTCGGCTCCCCCACCGTGTTCAGCTGGCCTCCTCTGCTGAAGCGAGGGTGGGACTGGTGGGGCGCTGGACATAGTGTCTGGACCGTCCTGGTGGTTCATAGTACTGGTTCATCTCGGTTTTGTGTGTACTCTTCAGCGGCACCTGCGCCGGGCTGGGCCGGCTTTCTCCGTGAAAGCGTTTCAAAACCTCTTGGGTTTTCGTCAGGCTGTCGCTCGCTACGCCGTCATGCTCTGGTCCGGTGAAATTAAATCACTCCTCTTGACTAAAATTTGTTTTTAATTATCCACCATAAAAATAACCATTATATTCATTGAGAAGTTGTCATCGTTTTTTCACTCGAGTAATGATTTCTTTTAATAATAGTTTAATAATTATCCatcataaaaaattatattattattatattattattattacttgaATTACAAAGCTTAAGCAATTCACCTCCTCCCTATTTTATCGTTAAAAGATTTAAACAATTCAATTTCCGCAtgattatatttttcaaaattatgtgTATATTTCGAAGATTTCTATTAATCTTCCTTGTTGGCTTTTatgttttttagaaaataaatatatgtcAAACTGAATTAATTAAAATGCAAGCCTGCATAGATCTTCAATCTTGTGTTTTAATATCCGTATAAAAACGAGAATATTAGAATAGTTCCAATCAAAACACGACGGTCTGGGTTCATTTCATATGAGATCTGTTGAATGCAAAGGGTTAATATAAATTAATTTGAAAATGTACAGAAGGTCAGTCCAAAATGCAAACCACTTAGGTGTAACCCGAACATAGTTGTTTTGTTTTAAGTGATCATAAAAATAATGAATACTAATAATCATTACCTGCTGGCGCCTGGAGTGGTATTTTAGGTCATTAATTTCTTTCGCTGGTATCTAATAATGCTGAAGTTTCAGGATGCCCTTTCCCATTTGGTTGTGCCTCctccttttcttctattttttctttctttttctctttaatttttattttttttcccattgaAAATTCTCAATTGTCTTCTTGGGGCGTGcggttttttatatattttttcattttattaacGTCCTGTTTGAAATTTTAAGAATAACTTTTGCcaagaaatatttatatatatatagtataatttatttgttcatgtttaataataaatatacatgtttCAAAGAGTAACAAAAATATAATGTTAATATCgggcatttatttttttttttaaatttttttttaatatttgtatttggTATAAAGAGGAAaccataataaaaaaattatttttttttcttttttgtctaATCATGTTTATACAAACGGATCCTAAAAGTCCATGTTGTTGGAgacaatacttttttttttttttttttttttttacttgcatGTATTTTATACCGTTTTACGTCTATCTCGTATTTAGTCAAAACTTAAATCGATGCGACACAGCCACCAActcttttaaatattaaataacctGGCATAGGACAACAcgataaataaaaatattagatatCAAAACGTTTTAATAGAGAgcccaattaatttttttttaggcgAAAAAACACAAACCTTTAAAAAAAGGTGAGCCTTGGGCAAATTTTGGAGAGCACTTTGATTGTGGAATGATGAGTCACATGCGCGACGACGGAGCATGTTTTTTTTTGGTTGATAAGATATATATTTTCAAGTGTGGTGTGCGTCTTTTTTTTTCTTAGCCTTAACCAGGTAGTTTTAGGCACGTATTAAATAAGGTAAGAATATGCGCCCCCACTTAATTACTGTTTCTCCCAAATATCAATTGTAACAGAAAAATGCATGCACTGTCCGTATATTGTTTTTTAATATTAGACATTGACGAATTGATATCGACATTAATTAATATAGGAACTCATTTTTAATAAGTGCAGAATTAAGAAACACCCACAGATATATAAGAGAAATGTCTCCtgtataattttttctttttatcaaaGTAAGAGTGACAAGTATCTTTGGACTATTCAAACAAAATTAATCACTTGCATCATCACATACCTCCCGCAACgtgatattttattattattgaattcttAATCTTATTTAAGAaattttttatgtttaatattcTCATTCTCATCAATCTATCATTTGTTGGGTCTTATCTCTATTCTTATTTTCCAAATTTGTTTTTTCTCTTGAATAATTTGTTTGGTAACTTTTGGGTTTACATAATTACATGTGGAATCTCAATAGTTACAGATGTTTCTGCTTCAATGTTGTGCCACCGTATCCGTATTACACCACCCACTGTCTTTCTGATCCATTTGCCTATCTCTTTCTCGTCTTTATTCTCCTGGTTGTTTCCATTTTAACAACATAAAAATCTTGTTTTAGAActcaaacaatttttttaaaaagtgaaAAACAATATAAaggaattattatttttatctttaattaTCAAAAAAATTCAACTTTATAAACAAAACTTTGCTTCAACCAGTggctaatatttaatttttataattttttaattatatataaacaatttttacttttaatataatttgataaaaacaagatataaaaaaattgaattccTTTCCTATAATTTTcgttttttgttattttttcacTAAACCAATCCTATAATTATACAAACCAGCTAGTCTAAGCTAGGCTAGCTAGTTGGTGCCTTCCCCACATTAAAAGGGCCAAAATGCTACACGTTCCACAATTGGGACCATATTCGACCACGTgatttcattcattgtcatcgCCATATCATCTGCCGTGTTCAAATTCTACTCTGAAAATAAGCAAGGCTAATGCACACGTACACATATTACAGGGTCTGACCAACCATTCTACTACAcatcatatatgtatgtatagagCGAGTGGTtggtagatatatatatatatatatatatatatatatatatatatatatatataatagtaattaaTTGGTTGAGAAGACAGTTGAATCAGTCGTGAATATTAATTAATGATCTCGTGTGCGAACAAATTAATGGTGacatgtatgtatgcatgcagcATGAACATAGTGGGGTGGGCAGTGATGTTAGCTCTCTGGGGGGGTAGGAAAATAAGATTTGGGGGGGGGTAAAATTGGGGGGAAAAAGATTCAATGTCACCATCATTTTTTTATTTACCATAAATTATTAAAACGTACCAATTCATGATCATATGAATTATACATTTAGTTACTTAAAAAAagtatattttgtgtgtgtgtgaatatatTAATTGGGATATATGCAGCGTGAGGGTGTCGAACGAGCTGGGAGCAGCTCACCCGAGGACAGCGAAATTctcagtggtggtggtggtgatcAATTCGTTCACCATCGGAGTGCTGCTGTCGCTGGTGCTCATCATCGCCCGCAAGGAATACCCTTCCTTGTTTTCCGACAACTCAGACGTGAAGGAGCTTGTTTCTGAGCTCACTCCGCTCCTTGCCGCCTGCATTATCATTAACAACGTCCAACCTGTTCTCTCTGGTATGCACATATTCACACTTTCCATCTCATCATTTCACTAATTAACACAAATGATGATCAGTACTTTTCTCTAGCTCCATCACTCTCAGCAGTTTATTTACAGATAAAAGAGTTCGCGTGTAATATAGTGTTTTTTGGGTTATGGTGGGTGTGCAGGGGTGGCAATTGGAGCAGGATGGCAAGCATTTGTCGCGTACGTCAACATTGGATGCTACTACGTATTTGGGATTCCTCTGGGTCTTATACTTGGCTTCAAGCTCAACTTGGGTGTCAAGGTACGTGTGTCTGCCcataaaactctctctctctctcatatcaCAATGTATGGGTCTATGACTGAATTACAAGACCTCTAGCTGAGGGTGGTGTCGTCAGATATATAGAAGACACAATTAGCACGATCCCCAGTCATGATATTGTCCATCTACTTTAGGATGAGGAGGTGGCTAGTTAGTGTAGAACCTTCTTTCTACTTACACGGGGACACGTACAaactgcatgcatgcatgtgagaCCATCTcctatttaatttttgtttaagctTTCCAAAACAGCTTAAACATGCTGCAGCTTCGCTGTAAAGTGTGTTAGACGGTACATTAAACAGCTTAAACATGCTGCAGCTTAGCTGTAAAGTGTGTTGACGGTATGTTTTCACGTTTTGAGTAAGAAAACATGCGATCCCAAACATGTTTAGGGTAAATCAAAATAAGAGGCAATATTAAAATGCATGCTCGACTGCTTTACAAGGATGAATTTAAAGGAATTTCAAATTTATGAATTgaattattttttctaaaatacaAATTACTTAACTCTTTAATGTGTTAAttgttataatattttcaggGAATATGATGAATGCTGTCGGGCACGTCTGCAAACCTGTGTGCTCTTTGGGATGGTTTATAAGACCAACTGGAACAAAGAGGTAAGAACATCGCCCACCCGGAAAATAATGAGGGACGTGTTAGGCCCGCGTGTAACAGGTGTGGCAGACACATGGCCTCATGTCTAAATCAATGCTCAACACTGTTCTCTACTTTCTTTCTTTGGTTTGATTCCATACACAATGAACAAGAGATTTTTAACACAACGTGGGGTGTGGGTGTGCAGGCTTCCATAGCTGGAGACAGAATTAAAAAGTGGGGGGGTGGCACAGAAGCTGAAGAGAACAACGTTGAAAAATGAACATGCACCCACGAGACCTAGCAAGGACAAATTTTGGCAGAATTCAACATCACAAAAGCTGGCTAAGAGCAGGGATCAATGTACCAGGAAGTAAAGGACAAGTTCACTTCTATTTTGGGAGTCAAAGCGTGTCTAGACACAGAATCATTTTCCGTTTTAATTATTCCAAGGGCCAGAGTGAATGAATTCGAATGAATTCTCTACTCTGATTTCCAACAAAAGACCAACCCCAAGAAAGCAAGCTCATCTAAAAAATTGGAGTAGATGTAACCTCACCCAACCCCATCGCATTTCTTGAGAAGAAACATATTTTCTTTGCTGCCAATAAGGGGTTCCTCTGAGCCCCAGAATGGGAATTTTCACTGTTATCGTAAAGCATAGATAATTTGTAGTACCAAAACAAAACTTGTCCTAAAGCTAACATCAACgcacaattttcaaaaatactatatGCAAACCCAACCCAACACAATGATTTGCACAACACAAATGTCTAAGCTTCCATTGTTGGTATCATCTACATTACGGGCTTCAGAATCAATAATGCAAGGGGCAAGAACACCATGCATGTTAATGCATATCAATTAGAAGGGGCGCCAACTAACAGGGACATGAACCAGCACAATTAGACGAGTACAAACCCCAATCCCATCCAAGAAActagaatgaaatgaaataaaacaaaCACAGCCACCTCCATTACCACAATATGTCAAAATGGCCATGGACAATCATGGAAACAGAACTCAGCTGTGTAACCGTGGGATGCCAGAATATGAGTTTGGGTTGCAAATACAAGCACAAGGAGACAAGTGCACAGCCTTGAGATCAATTTCCCAAAGACTCCTAACTTTCAGATATTCATTCACTTCTAGGATCACATCCTAGCTTTGCCTTCCAATCACCGCCGTGAAATCATTTTTTGgatagtaaaaaaaatatattaagaaagaaGGATGTACAAAGAGGATGAgaaatccttgaagaacacaaaagAAACAGGATAAGCTAATACAAGAAGAGAACCCAGACTAGGTTAAAAGAGCCAATCAATTGCAGTATTCATCTGCAAAAGTCGTAACACCAAAACAACCTGTGGTGAACACCCAAAAAGACGTTAAAAATACAATCTGGTCCCAAATCAAATCCACAGAAGACCGCCGATAACCCAACCAAATAGCCCAAATAACAGCGAAAAATTGAACATCGCTAAAAGGTCCTAACATTTTTACGCCTTCCAAAATCTCCAAAATTCAACCAACAAGAATCCTCCAAAGAATAAGGGCACACTCAACACTATCAACAAGCCAAAAAAGCTTGTTCCAAAGACATCAAGCCACAAGGCAGTGCAAGAATAAATAAGCATGATCCCCATTACTGGTGTAACAGAAGACACATACATCTGGGGAGAAAACCTTATAAGGTCTTCAAGCCTGCAGCAAATCATTGGTGTTAACCTTAGAAAGAATAGTGATCCACACAAAAGCCTTGACCTTCGAAGGAACTTTACTTCTCCACGATTTATTGGCAAGAGGAAAAGAATGATGAGAACTATTCAAGTGAGCAGAGAATGATTTAGAAGAGAATGCCATAATTATACAAACACCAAACCCTAGCATCCCATGATAAAAATAACGAAAAGAATCCAAAAAGAGCCCCAAGAGAGAAAGTTCCTCAAACCCTATCAATAAGGAAAAAACTTAGCGTCACAGGCCCATGTCATCACAGGAACACATGGCAGCAGCAAAGGGAGAGACAGACCAGGGCCCACCTGTGGCAGCCATTCTCTTGCTGCCACGCAGCCCATGATGGTCACAGACCCGTGCAGAATAACACTGCTCTATCATTTTTAGACAAAACCGAAAATCCCAAGTAACTTCGGCGCCATACAAAACAATACAAGTGCATCAAAGCACAACGAAAAAAGAAAAGTGGAAAGAAAAGCATCACACAAGCAAACGTCCCCAATCCAAATATCCTTCACAAACTGAACCCAACACCCATCCCCAACATTATGTTTGATGCAAGAAAAAATAAGTTACCTACGATATGAATTTCCAAGAGCTTACATGCAAAACTCTAGCTATAATAATGGCATCCCACACATTCTCCTGCATACCAGATTTAATTCTAATAACCCTATGCCAAAAAGGATTAGTTTCCAAAGGTCCCACACTATTCTCTTGCATACTAAATTGACTTTTAATAGCCCTATGGAAAAGCTCTGCTTTTAGACACCAAACAGCACCCACCAAGCTACGTTTTTCAGACCGCAAATTGCTCAAACCCAAGCTTCCCTCCTACCTAGGCACAACCCACTAACTCCCAACTCACAAGGTGTTCCCTCTTCTTACCCATCCCAGACCAAAGAAAATCCTGCATAATCCTCTCAAGTTTATGAGCCATCACCACCTTGAGTCTTAAGAGACAAAAATTTCACCAAAAATTTATACACGCTGCTAAGCAGGTTGACGGGTCTAAAGTCTAATGATGCGTCTTCTTGATAAGCTGAAGTTTTGCAGGACTCAACTAGATTGGCTATGATAATTATGCTATCCCATTTTCAGTCCATCTACTAGGGCAAGATAAGTACATAAGTGAAATTTTCTacttctttttccctttttggtTTTTATGCCTTCGTCTATCTTAGCCTG
Coding sequences within:
- the LOC131144023 gene encoding LOW QUALITY PROTEIN: protein DETOXIFICATION 29 (The sequence of the model RefSeq protein was modified relative to this genomic sequence to represent the inferred CDS: inserted 5 bases in 3 codons; substituted 2 bases at 2 genomic stop codons); protein product: MESRDNTANIEGSSSEGAGHKVGSDSIVLLRLLQRPPLLSTRFDDEDLIQTLAQPRAVSNASFGPFSRTPTDILPTTESEIFFREFWWVPEAVVPGRPAIFTSLCQYSLAAITQXFAGMSSRYTLAAVSIEEFRHCRFSILAHLGMGSALETLSGRRTGXGRLDIAGIYIQRSWVILNTTSVFLCFISYSRLRCLKAIGQTAAISSPGTFAVWMIRSCSRSAVNFPHRQYILCVCEYINWDICSVRVSNELGAAHPRTAKFSVVVVVINSFTIGVLLSLVLIIARKEYPSLFSDNSDVKELVSELTPLLAACIIINNVQPVLSGVAIGAGWQAFVAYVNIGCYYVFGIPLGLILGFKLNLGVKGIXXMLSGTXLQTCVLFGMVYKTNWNKEASIAGDRIKKWGGGTEAEENNVEK